The genomic region AGTGCCATACAGTATGGTTGGGCGGAGCGCTGTGCGCTCTTTTCAGCGGGGGACGGAGCGGCTAACTCTGCCAAGGGCGCCGCCTCGCCCTCTTGAGTGTTCCGGGGGCTTCTCTGAATGGTTTCGCGCCTACGCGACGCCCGCGGCGCGCATAACCTCGTCGCGAGAAATCCGCCATAGCTTGCCCATGCGAACCGCCGAGAGGCGGCCGCTGTGGATCATGCCAACCACGGCTCGCTCGGAGATGCCGAGCGCTTCGGCTGCCTGCTTGGGGCCCACCATCGGCCTCATGCGGGCGAGTTCGTCCGATACGGTGGGTGTCGGTTCGGGCAACGGCATCGCCTCCTCTGCTTTCACGTATCCTAGGCTGCGAGCTATCTCGTCAAACGTCAGCTCTTCTATGATCCCAGCACTGTCAAACTGAGCCACTTTTTTCTCCTCGAGTGTTGGCTGTTGGTCCCAGGCAACGGCGGGGTGCGGGCTGGCAGGGGGGCGGTGCGTGCGCCCCTGTTGCCTCGTTGCCGTCGTTGCCAAGGTTTTTTGAATACTCATTCACACTATATAAATAATTGTTTGTTTTTCTAAATTAATAAATGATGGGAAACTTGAGAAACAAAGCTTTGGTAAAGGCATTGCTATCTGCGGAAACCGTGTTTCCGCGACTGTGCCCTAGTCGTTGTTCTCGTTGCCCCAGAACTCCCACACCGTCTGCGGTCCATACGCGCCCAGCTCGCCGGTGCTTCGCTGGCGCCCCTTCATTCGTGTCCACCCGGGGCATTGCGCGTCTGAGTCGAGAAAGTCCGCAAGCTCGCCCGCGAGGCGGCGGTTTCGCTGACAGTCGGCTTCGTCGAGGCCGAGCGCCTCGCGCATCAGCATCTTGACGCAGACGCGTGACCCCGCGACTTCCTTGCGGCTCAGGTACTCTCGCGCGCTGCCCAGGGCCGGGTTTTCGTCGGCGAAGTCCTCGCGAATCTTCTCGGCCACGGCCTCCTCGTGCTTGTCGAGATAGAGCCTTCGATCAATCCCCTCCTTCCACTTGTGAACGACCTCTGCCCAGGCCTGTTCGATGATTGCGGTCGCCTCGGGCGAGTTTACGTTGACCGCGGGCTCGGCCACCCCGCACTCGATCGGCAGGAAACGCCTCCCTCCCGTCAGGTCGTTTATGATTGGTCGAGAATTGGTTGTGCCCGCCAGAACGCACATGCGTGGCTTCGATGTCGTGCGCCTGGCGTACTTGTCGCGAAAGTTGTCATCCTGCCGGCTAATAAAGGACTTCACCGCCTCTACCTGGCGTCCCTTGATTGCGGACAGTTCGGGAATCTCGACAATCCACTTGCCTCGGAGCCGCTCGGCGCACTGCTCGGGGTTGCCGAGGTCCGTTAGGCAGTCCGAGAAGTAGCCGTCACTCATTGCCATACGTCTCAGCAGCGTGGACTTCCCTATGCCCTGGGCGCCATAGAGCACGGGGACGGACTCGAACTTGCAGCCGGGCTCATAGGCGCGCGCCACGGCTCCCCTCATGAACAGCCCCCAGGAGGACCGGGTGTACTCGGTATCGCCCGTTCCGAGCAATAAAGCAGGTATGCTTGCCGCGCGCTCCTCTCCGTCCCACGTAAGGCTATCGAGCATGTCCGTGAGGGGGTTGTAACTGCGCTCCTTGGCGACTATGTCGAGGGCGTCCTCGACGTCTTTGCGGTTTTTCACCCCGTACCTAGACTGCAGCTCGGCAAACATCTGCCTGTCATCGGTGTCCGTCCACTCGTGCGGACACTCCTCTCCCCAGGGCAGAGGGCCCGTCTTGAATATGCAGCGCTCAAGCTTGTTGTAGGCGAAGCCGTCGAAGTCCTGGCGCAGATACTCGCAGATTTCGCTTACCGTCGGAGGGGCGCTGGGCTTATCCTTGCGGCTGGACCCATCTTTGGCTCTCGACAGGACGCTCCTCTCTATGCTCTTCACCTCGTCGGCGCCGAGCGGAGGCACGCATCTGGCTTGGTTCTCCTCGCGTATCCACGTCGAGACGGCCTCGTCGCTCTCGCCCGAGTTCCGATGTGCGCGCCCGCCGTAGTAGAGGTGACAGTTACGGCTACCTTCGGGAACGGTCTCGAACAGCCCGCCTTGCTCAGACGCCTTCTCGGCGTGTGCCCTGGAGCTGCTCGCGAGGGCGAGGATCTCCGGCGGAAGCTCGGCAATCTTGATTTCCCGGGGTGAATGTCCCGGATCCCAGGTGTATGGCATGCCGTTTGCCCCGCGGGTGGGCGGGATGATGACGCCCCCGCCCTCCGCGAGGAAGTCCACGTTGGGAAGGATTCCCGTGCGGGTCTTTGGGATGGGGCCGTTCGAGACCCGGTAGAAGAGATGGCGCCCACCAGAGGGGGAGCTGCCGCTCACGGTCTCCGGCAGCTCCAGCCCCTCCTGCCTGCACCACTCCGAGAGTGCTTCTTCGCCGTCTTGCCCGCGGCCGTGAGCCTCCTTCGTGTCGAGGTCCAGACATACGAGCCCCTCGCTCAGGCGCCCTGTGGCGACCGCGACACCCCAGTCTGGATGCTCCCCCCAAGTGGCCCTGATCTCGCTCGGGTCCTTTGTGGCCTCCTTGCGCCCGTGGCGCCCCGACGGCGGCGTCTTCTTGGCATTGCCGTTAATGGCCGGCCAGCTGACCATCGCATAGACGGAGAAGCCGTGCTCGGCGGCCTTCAGAGCTCCGTCCAATGATGAAACGTCGTTATCCATATATCTCCTATCAACATCATTCTTCATTTCTTGATGCTATGACCTGCAGGTCGATAAGGAGAATATCGATAGAAGACGTCCTGTGTGAAGCCCTGCGTTTTCGGCGTGAACCGCGGGGCGAACATTTTGCCCTTCGATGCGGGGGCATAATGTTCGCTTCTGCTCCGAGGTCGCAGCGCCGCCCTGTGCTGGGGTACATTTAGGGCCTTCACAGGGCGATAAAATGTCCTAAAAGTTTTTTTTTACTCGTCCGGGCCGGAAGGCGGCTTCTCCACGGTTCTTTCATCTTTGTGCGGCCGCCCATGCAGCCGGTGGCCCTTGGGGCGGCTCCAAGAGAAGCTCGAGATGTCGGGGTCATCTTCTCCAAGCGCCTTGCGGGCAAGCCATTCGCCGATAGCGAGGGAGTCCTGGCTCGGACAGCCGAGGTCGTCATACTCGCACTCTGAGGAGTCCGGGGTTATTCTCTTTGCGCGCTTTCGGTCTGATTCGCAGGCCAGCAGGTAGTCGTCCCCGTCTGGGTCTCCATCACGAATGCACTCTAGGGCGATCTCTTCCGCTTGGGTGTGCCCAGACTTGAGCAGTGCGACGCCTGTTCGAAGGAGCACGTTTTGGCCGTCGGGGCCTAGCGCCATGTAGATCCGAAGGATTTTCGCGGCTTCTTTTCTCAGCCTCTCGAACTTGGCTGCTACGCCTTCCTGTCCAATTTCGCCTTTGAGCACGTCGATCCACTCAACGCCGATGGCCTTGCAAAGCGGTCCAGCGTACTCCGAGCAAAGGTATTCTCCCGGTCGGTTGAGGTAGCGATTGATGCTCCCCGTCGACAGGCTAGCTCTCCCCATCGCCTCGGCGAGAAGCTTCGCTATCTCTTCTTTGCTCTTGCCGGACTCGGCTACGGCTGCTTTGAGCCTGCCAGAGAGAGTTTCCGCGTTTAGCCCAAGGGCTTGGACGTCCTCGTTTTCCATGACATTGGGGCGTGCGCGGCGCCCCTTCTGATGCCCTGCGGGGGAGTGGGGCTTCTTCCCTTCGCTTCGAACTTGCCTTTTTTAGAATTTACATCAGGGGCGTTACCCATGTCGTCATCGAATCCTTTCCAGTCATCAGACTTGCTTTGCGAGCCTATTGAAGTGCCCGGCCCCGCTTTGCCTGTACCCGCAGGGCCGGGCGACATGTCTGGCCGACACGTTCAGGATCTCCGCGGCTTGCTGGGCCAAAATGACGATGGCCCGTTCCGGATGCTTCTCTGCCTGTAAAATTATTAAAAGAGAGGAAGCACTCAATAAACCAGTGCTTCCTCTTTCATCAATTTTAATTATGCGTTCTTCGCTTTATATTCTTCGCCCCAATTCCACATTGCGTCTAAAATCGGTTTCAAGCTGTAGCCTAAATCCGTCAAAGTATATTCCACTCGTGGCGGTACCTCAGCATACACATGACGGTTTAAAAGCCCCTTTTCTTCCATATCCCGAAGTTGAGTAGTCAATACCTTTTGCGAAACATTACCGATGGATTTTTTTAATTCTCCAAAACGCTTTGTTCCGGGTAATAAATCGCGTAAAATAAGAACTTTCCATTTATCGCTAATCAACATCAGTGTTGTTTCCACCGGGCAAGCTGGCAACTCTTTCTTTGTTTGCATTTTACCACTTCCTTTCAATAGTTTCTTTTTTGTAACTACAGCACAATAAAGTACTTACTTTACGAATTTGCTTTACGGATATATTGTAATCTTACAAGCGGTAAAAAAAGCCGCAATAGAAGAAAATGGAGGTAATCACACTATGAAAATCGCAGTTATTTGTGCAAATGGCAAAGAGGGAAAGCTGATTGTAAAGGAAGCCGTGGACAGAGGGCTTGATGTTACCGCAGTCGTGCGGGGCGAAAATAAATCCGCCGCTGAAAAGGTTATCCAGAAAGACCTGTTCGACCTTACCGCTTCTGATTTGGAGAGCTTTGATGTTGTAATCGACGCTTTCGGGGCATGGACGCCGGAAACGCTGCCGCAGCACAGCACTTCTCTGAAACATCTTTGTGACCTTGTGAGCGGCGAGGACACAAGACTTCTGGTTGTCGGCGGAGCGGGCAGCCTGTATGTAAACCCGGAGCATACCGTACAGGTAATGGACGGTGCAGACTTCCCCGACATCTTTAAGCCGCTGGCTGCTAATATGGGTAAGGCGTTAGAAGAACTTCGTACCAGAAATGATGTAAAGTGGACGTATGTAAGCCCCGCCGGAGATTTTCAGGCTGACGGAGCAAAAACTGGGAAATACATTCTGGGCGGCGAGGAATTGACGCTGAACTCCAAAGGCGAGAGCGTCATCAGCTATGCAGATTATGCAGTCGCTATGGTTGACGAAGCGGTAAAAGGTAATCATATTCAGCAGAGAATTTCTGTTGTAGCGGAATAATCAAACATACGAAAAGCCCTCTGCCGGAAAGGTAGGGGGCTTTTCACAGGAGGAATAACATGAGCGCAGAGAAATATTTGCAGATTTTACAAAAGGATATTCAATCTGTTATCTTTGCGACAACAGATGAAAAAAATTTTCCTGTTACTTGCGTTATTGATGTTATGTTGGCAGATAGTTATGGATTGTACTTTTTGACAGCAAAAGGGAAAGCATTTTATGACCGTCTAAAAAGGCAGCCTGTTATCTCACTAACAGGACTGAAAGGAAACGATACCATGCACAGCCAGTCAATTACCTTGCGGGGAGAAGTGCGTGAAATCGGACAGGAACGCCTAAATGAGATTTTTGTTAAAAATCCCTACATGGAAAAGATTTATCCGAATAGGGAAAGCCGCTCTGCGCTGACAGTATTTCAAATATACAAAGGTAATGGAGAGTTTTTTGATTTAAGCAGCAAGCCAATCTCTCGTAAAAAATTTTCTTTTGGTGGAATGGAAAACCATACAACTTTGTTTTATATCACAGAAAAATGCAGTGGCTGTAAATCATGTTTCCGTATATGCCCCCAACAGTGCATTGACATTAGCAAAAGACCGTTCCAAATACAACAGGAACATTGCTTACATTGCGGGAAGTGCAAAGAAATCTGCCC from Coriobacteriia bacterium harbors:
- a CDS encoding helix-turn-helix domain-containing protein, whose translation is MAQFDSAGIIEELTFDEIARSLGYVKAEEAMPLPEPTPTVSDELARMRPMVGPKQAAEALGISERAVVGMIHSGRLSAVRMGKLWRISRDEVMRAAGVA
- a CDS encoding bifunctional DNA primase/polymerase is translated as MDNDVSSLDGALKAAEHGFSVYAMVSWPAINGNAKKTPPSGRHGRKEATKDPSEIRATWGEHPDWGVAVATGRLSEGLVCLDLDTKEAHGRGQDGEEALSEWCRQEGLELPETVSGSSPSGGRHLFYRVSNGPIPKTRTGILPNVDFLAEGGGVIIPPTRGANGMPYTWDPGHSPREIKIAELPPEILALASSSRAHAEKASEQGGLFETVPEGSRNCHLYYGGRAHRNSGESDEAVSTWIREENQARCVPPLGADEVKSIERSVLSRAKDGSSRKDKPSAPPTVSEICEYLRQDFDGFAYNKLERCIFKTGPLPWGEECPHEWTDTDDRQMFAELQSRYGVKNRKDVEDALDIVAKERSYNPLTDMLDSLTWDGEERAASIPALLLGTGDTEYTRSSWGLFMRGAVARAYEPGCKFESVPVLYGAQGIGKSTLLRRMAMSDGYFSDCLTDLGNPEQCAERLRGKWIVEIPELSAIKGRQVEAVKSFISRQDDNFRDKYARRTTSKPRMCVLAGTTNSRPIINDLTGGRRFLPIECGVAEPAVNVNSPEATAIIEQAWAEVVHKWKEGIDRRLYLDKHEEAVAEKIREDFADENPALGSAREYLSRKEVAGSRVCVKMLMREALGLDEADCQRNRRLAGELADFLDSDAQCPGWTRMKGRQRSTGELGAYGPQTVWEFWGNENND
- a CDS encoding helix-turn-helix transcriptional regulator, with the translated sequence MQTKKELPACPVETTLMLISDKWKVLILRDLLPGTKRFGELKKSIGNVSQKVLTTQLRDMEEKGLLNRHVYAEVPPRVEYTLTDLGYSLKPILDAMWNWGEEYKAKNA
- a CDS encoding NAD(P)-dependent oxidoreductase, whose translation is MKIAVICANGKEGKLIVKEAVDRGLDVTAVVRGENKSAAEKVIQKDLFDLTASDLESFDVVIDAFGAWTPETLPQHSTSLKHLCDLVSGEDTRLLVVGGAGSLYVNPEHTVQVMDGADFPDIFKPLAANMGKALEELRTRNDVKWTYVSPAGDFQADGAKTGKYILGGEELTLNSKGESVISYADYAVAMVDEAVKGNHIQQRISVVAE
- a CDS encoding 4Fe-4S binding protein, with protein sequence MSAEKYLQILQKDIQSVIFATTDEKNFPVTCVIDVMLADSYGLYFLTAKGKAFYDRLKRQPVISLTGLKGNDTMHSQSITLRGEVREIGQERLNEIFVKNPYMEKIYPNRESRSALTVFQIYKGNGEFFDLSSKPISRKKFSFGGMENHTTLFYITEKCSGCKSCFRICPQQCIDISKRPFQIQQEHCLHCGKCKEICPEQAVERRTI